A genomic region of Bubalus kerabau isolate K-KA32 ecotype Philippines breed swamp buffalo chromosome 10, PCC_UOA_SB_1v2, whole genome shotgun sequence contains the following coding sequences:
- the ZFHX2 gene encoding zinc finger homeobox protein 2, whose protein sequence is MATLNLSSVTGTTPSPGHDAPSLPLDTSSPSTPSDPVTKDPPDAPSPSESMRSSEAGGQPLESGCGLVPPKEIGEPQEEPGCGGFPPKDLGVDEDKEQEEEEGELPPVDLSDHLFFTTGGEACLVAKLFPGGDSELPLPKGFPRGEAGVKQESSLPLLAHLPPVHLTALHVQHGFDPIQGFSSSDQILSHDTSAPSPATCEGRDGAFWSYQLAPNPPGDPKDGPTGSRGGDPRALFWLCLLCRLGFSRPQAFVGHTRSHGAKLTAAQHQGLLGNPAVLQEGDEACMALLSFLEPKPPARPLERPLDNSSTVNAEANAAQTKNGPPAAEAQAPVPPMEEVTALSPPSPETTPATWDPSPTQAKESPTLAGEAGPDWFPEGHEEDGGLCPPLNQSSPASKEGGTLPALGGSPEDPGDPTQPYRLADDYSLAPSAFQGLSLSSHMSLLHSRNSCKTLKCPKCNWHYKYQQTLDVHMREKHPESNSHCSYCTAGGAHPRLARGESYNCGYKPYRCEVCNYSTTTKGNLSIHMQSDKHLANLQGFQAGPGGQGSPQEAVVPTPAGDKEPKTKSSWQCKVCSYETNISRNLRIHMTSEKHLQNVLMLHQGLPLGLPPGLVGPSPPPQAGAAPATPPDLFQYFGPQALGQPQAPLPGPGLRPDKPLEAQLLLNGFHHLGAPARKFPAPAPGSPSPDTHLPQSQLLGALSDGLPTSPPPDDSPSLKVFRCLVCQAFSTDSLELLLYHCSMGRSLPEAEWKEVAGDTHRCKLCCYGTQLKANFQLHLKTDKHAQKYQLAAHLREGGGAMGTPSPVPLGDGAPYGSVPTLHLRCNICDFESNSKEKMQLHARGAAHEENSQIYKLLLEMEGTATAGPELGLFRCLLCAWETPSRLAVLQHLRAPAHRDAQAQRRLQLLQSGPAADEGLPALQSILSFSHGQLRPHGKTPVTLLAGPPTPEKDAQNKTEQLVSEEAENKTGPPGDSANQTTAFCCPFCSFLSPESEQVRAHALSQHAVQPTFRCPLCQEQLVGRSALHFHLSHLHNVVPECVDRLLLVATTVEMTLTTKVLPGPALSPLGDGPEPPSPAPEPVPSRAQAAEGPHLTPEASSDPLPEPPPPSVEAPDKPTGSPDQPPSPAQSPAPRPDAQAEEVAPPPAMAEEEEGAGGEPRPAEPAPADSRHPLTYRKTTNFALDKFLDPARPYKCTVCKESFTQKNILLVHYNSVSHLHKMKKAAIDPSGPAREAGTTPATAAATDKPFKCTVCRVSYNQSSTLEIHMRSVLHQTRSRGAKTDAKAEGPERGPEEPKEGETEGEAGPEKKGPEPGGFLSGLPFLSPPPPPLDLHRFPAPLFTPPVLPPFPLMPESLLKLQQQQLLLPFYLHDLKVGPKLALAGPAPLLSLPAAAPPPPPPPPKAELAEQEWERPPTTEEGAEAGPPSPLHPTPNEAARTAAKALLENFGFELVIQYNEGKQTGPPPPTPPPPEALGGGDKLACRACGKLFSNMLILKTHEEHVHRRFLPFEALSRYAAQFRKSYDSLYPPPAESPKPPDGPLDSPAPQLGPPFLIPEPEVGGARPPEERGRAGGRWPPEEDESARGNLPPLVPAGRRFSRTKFTEFQTQALQSFFETSAYPKDGEVERLASLLGLASRVVVVWFQNARQKARKNASDGGPAPSGGGTGGASGCRRCHATFSCVFDLVRHLKKCYDDQPADEEEEEAERGEEEEEAEDDAEEEQGPEPPAGPEGPPPEPPDREELGQAEATKPEGKEPEGRAPPSPSPVHTCDQCTLSFPNQDLLANHRRLHFLSPVQPSAAPHLLDLPMLVFGERNPLVAGTPPVPPLKRKHEDGSLSPTGSEPGVGGEGEPPRDKRLRTTILPEQLEILYRWYMQDSNPTRKMLDCISEEVGLKKRVVQVWFQNTRARERKGQFRSTPGGVPNPAVKPPITPSPAPFPKFNLLLGKADDGAGREAPKRDAPALPYPTVTPAAGPLPFLPPGKEPPTLTPEPPLPLPAPPPPCEDEGPEEPSKASPESEACSPSAGDLSDSSASSLAEPESPGAGGASGGPGGGGGVPDGMGQRRYRTQMSSLQLKIMKACYEAYRTPTMQECEVLGEEIGLPKRVIQVWFQNARAKEKKAKLQGAAVGGAGGSSESPLAAQRTDCPYCDVKYDFYVSCRGHLFSRQHLAKLKEAVRAQLKSESKCYDLAPAPEAPPAPKAPPATAPASVPLGAAPALPRLAPVLLSGPTLAQPPLGSLAPFSSGPAASSGLLGLATSVLPATTVVQTTSPGCPLPQRPVPDQTKPSPAGTTDSAPGPPPEPSGDKVSGERKPVAAPTNSSADALKNLKALKATVPALLGGQFLPFPLPPAGGATPPAVFGPQLPGAYFQQLYGMKKGLFPMNPVIPQTLIGLLPNALLQPPPQAHEPTATAPLKPPELPASREGEAGEADELLTGSPGISTVDVTHRYLCRQCKMAFDGEALATAHQRSFCFFGRGSGGSMSAPLRVPVCTYHCLACEVLLSGREALASHLRSSAHRRKAAPPPGGPPGTATNAATAATAAVAFAKEEARLPHTDSNPKTTTTSTLLAL, encoded by the exons ATGGCCACCCTTAACCTGTCCTCTGTCACTGGCACCACACCCTCCCCTGGACATGATGCCCCGTCCCTGCCTCTGGACACCTCCTCCCCCAGCACCCCTTCTGATCCTGTCACCAAAGATCCCCCTGATGCCCCCTCCCCCTCTGAGAGCATGAGGTCCTCGGAGGCAGGGGGGCAGCCCCTGGAGTCAGGCTGTGGCCTTGTCCCACCAAAGGAGATAGGGGAGCcccaggaggagcctggctgtggtGGCTTCCCACCAAAGGACCTGGGGGTGGACGAGGacaaggagcaggaggaggaggagggagagctcCCTCCTGTGGACCTGAGTGACCACTTATTCTTCACAACTGGAGGTGAGGCCTGCCTAGTGGCCAAGCTGTTCCCGGGAGGTGACAGTGAGCTCCCATTACCAAAGGGCTTCCCCCGGGGTGAGGCAGGCGTCAAGCAAGAGTCCAGCCTGCCCCTCCTTGCCCACCTGCCCCCTGTACACCTCACTGCCCTTCACGTCCAACATGGCTTTGACCCAATCCAAGGCTTTAGCTCTTCTGACCAAATTCTGTCCCACGATACCTCAGCGCCATCTCCGGCCACCTGTGAGGGAAGGGACGGAGCCTTCTGGAGCTACCAGCTGGCTCCAAACCCACCCGGAGATCCCAAAGATGGCCCCACGGGGAGCAGGGGAGGAGACCCCAGGGCACTCTTCTGGCTGTGCCTCCTGTGCCGCCTGGGGTTCAGCAGGCCCCAGGCCTTTGTGGGTCACACACGGTCTCACGGGGCGAAGCTAACCGCTGCTCAGCACCAGGGCCTGCTAGGCAACCCAGCCGTGCTCCAGGAGGGGGACGAGGCCTGCATGGCCCTGCTGAGCTTCCTGGAACCAAAACCGCCTGCTCGCCCTTTAGAGAGACCCCTTGACAACAGCAGCACCGTGAACGCGGAAGCCAATGCAGCCCAGACCAAGAACGGGCCCCCTGCGGCAGAAGCCCAGGCGCCTGTCCCGCCCATGGAAGAAGTCACGGCCCTTAGCCCACCCTCTCCCGAGACCACTCCAGCCACCTGGGACCCCAGCCCAACCCAAGCCAAAGAATCACCAACACTGGCAGGCGAGGCGGGGCCAGACTGGTTCCCCGAGGGGCATGAGGAAGATGGCGGGCTCTGCCCCCCACTCAACCAAAGCTCACCCGCCTCCAAGGAGGGGGGCACTCTCCCTGCCCTGGGGGGCTCCCCTGAAGACCCTGGCGACCCGACCCAGCCCTATCGCCTGGCCGATGACTACAGCCTGGCCCCGTCAGCCTTCCAGGGCCTCAGCCTGTCCAGCCACATGTCTCTGCTGCACTCACGCAACTCTTGCAAGACGCTCAAGTGTCCCAAGTGCAACTGGCACTACAAGTACCAGCAGACCCTGGATGTGCACATGCGGGAGAAGCACCCTGAGAGCAACAGTCACTGCAGCTACTGTACTGCAGGGGGCGCACACCCCCGCCTCGCCCGGGGAGAGAGCTACAACTGCGGCTACAAGCCCTACCGCTGCGAGGTCTGCAACTACTCCACCACCACCAAGGGCAACCTCAGCATCCACATGCAGTCTGACAAGCACCTGGCCAACCTGCAGGGCTTCCAGGCTGGGCCCGGAGGCCAGGGGAGCCCCCAGGAAGCCGTGGTCCCAACCCCGGCAGGGGACAAGGAGCCCAAGACCAAGTCATCGTGGCAGTGCAAGGTGTGCAGCTACGAGACCAACATCTCCCGCAACCTGCGCATCCACATGACCTCTGAGAAGCACCTGCAGAACGTCCTCATGCTCCACCAGGGGCTGCCGCTGGGCCTGCCGCCCGGGCTGGTGGGgcccagcccccctccccaggcgGGGGCTGCCCCTGCCACCCCCCCTGACCTCTTTCAGTACTTTGGACCGCAGGCCCTAGGGCAGCCTCAGGCTCCCTTGCCTGGCCCCGGGCTGAGGCCAGACAAGCCCCTGGAAGCCCAGCTGCTTCTCAATGGCTTCCACCACCTCGGAGCGCCTGCCCGCAAGTTCCCTGCACCTG CCCCTGGAAGCCCTTCCCCAGACACCCACCTGCCTCAAAGTCAGCTCCTGGGAGCCTTGTCTGACGGGCTGCCCACCTCGCCGCCCCCAGACGACAGCCCGTCCCTGAAGGTGTTCCGCTGCCTGGTGTGCCAGGCCTTCAGCACAGACAGCCTGGAGCTGCTGCTCTACCACTGCAGCATGGGCCGGAGCCTCCCGGAGGCCGAGTGGAAGGAGGTGGCCGGTGACACCCACCGCTGCAAGCTCTGCTGCTACGGCACCCAGCTCAAGGCCAACTTCCAACTCCACCTCAAGACCGACAAACATGCTCAGAAGTACCAGCTGGCAGCCCACCtgagggaggggggtggggccATGGGCACCCCCTCTCCAGTGCCTCTGGGAGATGGGGCTCCTTATGGCTCTGTCCCCACCTTGCACCTGCGCTGCAACATCTGTGACTTTGAGTCCAACAGCAAGGAGAAGATGCAGCTGCATGCCCGGGGGGCAGCCCACGAAGAGAACAGCCAGATCTATAAG TTGCTGCTGGAGATGGAGGGGACCGCGACCGCGGGGCCGGAACTGGGGCTGTTCCGCTGCCTGCTGTGTGCCTGGGAGACGCCCTCCCGCCTCGCGGTGCTGCAGCACCTGCGGGCACCTGCCCACCGCGACGCCCAGGCCCAGCGGCGCCTGCAGCTGCTACAGAGCGGCCCCGCGGCTGACGAGGGGCTCCCGGCTCTTCAGAGCATCCTGAGCTTCAGCCATGGGCAGCTCCGGCCTCACG GGAAGACTCCTGTCACCCTCTTAGCTGGGCCACCCACCCCTGAGAAAGATGCCCAGAATAAGACAGAACAGTTGG tttctgaagaggcagagaaCAAGACTGGCCCTCCTGGAGACAGTGCCAACCAGACCACG GCATTCTGCTGCCCATTCTGCAGCTTCCTGAGCCCGGAGTCCGAGCAGGTGAGGGCTCACGCGCTCTCCCAGCACGCGGTGCAGCCCACGTTCCGGTGCCCGCTATGCCAGGAGCAGCTGGTGGGCCGGTCTGCCCTGCACTTCCACCTCAGCCACCTCCACAACGTGGTGCCCGAGTGTGTGGACAGGCTGCTGCTCGTG GCCACAACTGTAGAGATGACCTTGACGACCAAAGTGCTGCCCGGGCCTGCTCTAAGCCCTCTGGGGGATGGCCCAGAGCCCCCCTCTCCTGCACCTGAGCCTGTGCCCAGCAGAGCCCAAGCCGCAG AAGGCCCTCACCTGACCCCAGAAGCCAGTTCCGATCCTCTTCCCgagcctcccccaccctcagtcGAGGCCCCAGACAAGCCCACGGGAAGCCCTGACCAGCCCCCATCTCCAGCCCAGTCTCCAGCCCCTCGTCCTGATGCCCAAGCTGAGGAAGTAGCGCCTCCACCTGCCATGgctgaggaggaagagggggcTGGTGGGGAGCCCCGCCCTGCAGAGCCTGCTCCGGCTGACTCTCGGCATCCTCTGACCTATCGGAAGACCACCAACTTTGCCCTGGACAAGTTCCTCGACCCTGCTCGGCCCTACAAGTGCACTGTGTGTAAGGAGTCCTTCACGCAGAAGAACATTCTCCTGGTCCATTATAACTCGGTCTCCCACCTGCACAAGATGAAGAAGGCCGCCATTGACCCCTCTGGCCCAGCACGAGAAGCTGGCACCACGCCTGCCACTGCTGCCGCCACAGACAAGCCCTTCAAGTGCACAGTCTGCCGGGTCTCCTACAACCAGAGCTCCACCCTGGAGATCCACATGCGCTCCGTCCTGCACCAAACTCGCTCCAGGGGAGCCAAGACCGATGCCAAGGCCGAGGGGCCAGAGCGAGGCCCAGAAGAGCCCAAGGAAGGCGAGACTGAGGGGGAGGCAGGCCCTGAGAAGAAAGGCCCTGAGCCTGGTGGCTTCCTATCTGGACTGCccttcctgtcccctcccccacctcccttggACCTGCACCGATTCCCAGCCCCACTCTTCACCCCCCCAGTCCTGCCCCCCTTCCCTCTCATGCCCGAGTCACTGCTTaagctccagcagcagcagctgctcctgCCCTTCTACCTCCACGACCTCAAGGTAGGGCCCAAGCTAGCACTGGCTGGGCCTGCACCCCTGCTGTCCCTGCCGGCGgccgcccctcctcccccacccccgcctccgaAGGCTGAGCTGGCCGAGCAAGAGTGGGAGCGGCCCCCTACAACAGAAGAGGGGGCTGAGGCAGGGCCCCCCTCACCCCTGCACCCAACGCCCAACGAGGCCGCCCGCACCGCAGCCAAAGCCCTTCTAGAAAACTTCGGGTTTGAGCTGGTGATCCAGTACAACGAAGGAAAGCAGACTgggcccccacccccgaccccgccCCCCCCAGAGGCCCTGGGGGGCGGGGACAAGTTGGCCTGCAGGGCCTGTGGGAAACTCTTCTCCAATATGCTTATCCTCAAGACTCACGAGGAGCACGTGCACCGCCGCTTTCTGCCCTTCGAGGCCCTGAGCCGATACGCTGCTCAGTTTCGAAAGAGCTATGATAGCCTCTACCCGCCCCCTGCAGAGTCCCCCAAACCACCTGATGGGCCCCTGGATTCCCCTGCTCCCCAACTGGGCCCACCTTTCCTGATCCCAGAGCCTGAGGTAGGGGGGGCCCGTCCCCCTGAGGAGCGAGGTCGGGCTGGAGGACGCTGGCCCCCAGAGGAGGATGAAAGCGCCAGAGGGAATCTTCCTCCCCTGGTGCCTGCAGGCCGCCGCTTCTCCAGAACCAAGTTCACAGAGTTTCAGACCCAAGCCCTGCAGTCTTTCTTTGAGACCAGCGCCTACCCCAAGGACGGCGAGGTGGAGCGGCTCGCAAGCCTCTTGGGCCTGGCTAGCCGCGTGGTGGTGGTATGGTTCCAGAACGCCCGCCAGAAAGCTCGTAAAAATGCCAGCGATGGTGGGCCTGCGCCCAGTGGAGGAGGCACCGGGGGAGCCTCCGGCTGCAGGCGCTGCCATGCgaccttctcttgtgtttttgactTGGTGCGGCACCTCAAGAAATGCTATGACGACCAGCCTGCTgacgaggaggaggaagaggcagaaagaggggaagaagaggaagaggcagaGGATGACGCAGAGGAGGAACAGGGCCCGGAGCCCCCAGCAGGGCCTGAGGGCCCACCACCAGAACCCCCAGACAGGGAGGAACTGGGCCAGGCAGAGGCCACAAAGCCAGAGGGCAAAGAGCCCGAAGGCAGGGCCCCTCCCTCGCCTTCCCCAGTCCATACCTGTGACCAGTGCACCCTGTCTTTCCCCAACCAGGACCTCCTGGCCAACCACCGCCGGCTCCACTTCCTGTCACCTGTGCAGCCCAGCGCTGCCCCCCACCTCCTAGACCTGCCCATGCTTGTGTTTGGGGAACGAAACCCCCTGGTGGCAGGCACTCCGCCAGTGCCACCCCTCAAACGGAAGCACGAGGACGGTAGCCTGTCCCCAACGGGCAGTGAaccaggggtgggtggggagggcgaGCCCCCCAGGGATAAGCGCCTGCGTACCACCATCCTGCCCGAGCAGCTGGAGATCCTGTACCGCTGGTACATGCAGGACTCCAATCCCACACGCAAGATGCTCGACTGCATCTCTGAGGAGGTGGGGCTCAAGAAGCGAGTGGTGCAGGTCTGGTTCCAGAACACCAGGGCCCGGGAGCGGAAGGGCCAGTTTCGAAGCACCCCTGGGGGAGTGCCCAATCCGGCAGTCAAGCCCCCCATTACACCCAGCCCTGCACCCTTCCCCAAGTTCAACCTCTTGCTGGGCAAAGCAGATgatggggctgggagggaggcccCTAAGAGGGATGCACCTGCTCTTCCCTACCCCACGGTCACCCCGGCTGCTGGGCCCCTGCCTTTCCTGCCACCTGGGAAAGAGCCCCCCACTCTGACACCAGAGCCACCTCTACCTCTCCCAGCTCCCCCTCCACCCTGTGAGGACGAGGGCCCGGAGGAGCCATCAAAAGCTTCTCCAGAGAGTGAGGCCTGCAGTCCATCAGCAGGGGATTTAAGTGATTCGTCAGCTTCCAGTCTGGCCGAACCAGAGTCCCCTGGGGCTGGAGGGGCCAGTGGGGGCccaggaggtggaggtggagttCCAGATGGGATGGGGCAGCGGCGCTATAGGACCCAGATGAGCAGCCTGCAGCTGAAGATCATGAAAGCCTGCTATGAAGCCTACCGCACCCCAACCATGCAGGAGTGCGAGGTGCTGGGTGAGGAGATCGGGCTGCCCAAGAGAGTCATCCAGGTCTGGTTCCAGAATGCTCGTGCCAAGGAGAAGAAGGCCAAGCTCCAAGGGGCAGCAGttggtggggctgggggcagcagTGAGAGCCCCTTGGCAGCCCAGCGCACTGACTGCCCCTACTGTGACGTCAAATATGACTTCTATGTCTCCTGCCGAGGCCATCTCTTTTCCCGCCAGCACCTGGCCAAGCTTAAGGAGGCAGTCCGAGCCCAGCTGAAGAGTGAAAGCAAGTGTTACGACTTGGCACCGGCACCTGAGGCACCCCCGGCTCCCAAGGCTCCGCCCGCCACTGCACCTGCCTCTGTGCCCCTCGGGGCTGCCCCGGCCCTGCCTCGCCTGGCCCCGGTCCTCTTGTCTGGCCCAACTCTGGCCCAGCCCCCACTGGGCAGCCTAGCTCCTTTCAGTTCAG GCCCTGCAGCCTCCTCAGGCCTCCTTGGCCTTGCCACTTCGGTCCTACCTGCTACCACAGTGGTCCAGACCACTAGCCCAGGCTGCCCTTTACCTCAGAGACCAGTTCCTGACCAAACCAAGCCCTCTCCAGCAGGCACCACTGACTCTGCCCCGGGCCCACCTCCTGAACCCTCTGGGGACAAGGTCTCTGGTGAGCGAAAGCCAGTCGCAGCCCCCACCAACTCCTCTGCTGACGCCCTCAAGAACCTCAAAGCATTGAAGGCTACTGTCCCAGCCCTGTTGGGGGGCCAGTTCCTGCCCTTCCCATTGCCTCCTGCAGGGGGTGCCACACCGCCAGCGGTCTTTGGCCCCCAGCTGCCGGGAGCCTACTTCCAACAGCTCTATGGCATGAAGAAGGGGCTGTTCCCCATGAACCCGGTGATACCTCAGACCCTCATCGGACTGCTCCCCAACGCACTCCTCCAGCCACCGCCCCAGGCGCACGAGCCCACAGCCACAGCGCCTCTGAAGCCACCCGAACTGCCTGCTTCCAGGgagggggaggctggggaggctgaTGAGCTGCTGACGGGCAGCCCTGGCATCTCCACCGTGGATGTGACCCACCGCTACCTGTGCCGCCAGTGCAAGATGGCGTTTGACGGGGAGGCCCTGGCCACTGCTCACCAGAGATCCTTCTGCTTCTTTGGGCGGGGCTCTGGGGGCTCCATGTCCGCCCCGCTGCGGGTGCCCGTCTGTACCTACCACTGCCTGGCATGTGAGGTGCTGCTGAGTGGGCGAGAGGCCCTAGCCTCGCACCTGCGCTCCTCGGCCCACAGGCGCAAGGCGGCCCCGCCCCCGGGGGGCCCACCTGGCACGGCCACCAACGCTGCCACTGCCGCCACGGCTGCGGTGGCTTTTGCCAAAGAGGAAGCAAGATTACCTCACACGGACTCCAACCCCAAAACGACTACTACCTCTACACTTCTAGCTTTATAA